A single Arachidicoccus sp. BS20 DNA region contains:
- a CDS encoding molybdenum ABC transporter ATP-binding protein, with amino-acid sequence METKGIAIATKFVRYEVPELETLKFSKVYQLREKLNNGDKLNRAEKNWLAEAVNRNAFFKRAVPLQGYRFGFEDVLKTYIVKQYGSWQEYNAPDKTSLRSIVYGRIDQIAEISK; translated from the coding sequence ATGGAAACGAAAGGAATAGCAATAGCCACAAAGTTTGTCCGCTACGAAGTTCCTGAATTGGAAACGCTGAAATTTTCAAAGGTCTATCAGTTAAGGGAAAAACTGAACAATGGCGACAAGCTGAACCGAGCCGAAAAGAATTGGCTTGCAGAAGCCGTAAACCGAAATGCTTTCTTCAAAAGAGCCGTTCCCTTGCAGGGCTATCGGTTTGGGTTTGAAGATGTTTTAAAAACCTATATCGTAAAGCAATACGGAAGTTGGCAGGAATACAATGCCCCCGATAAAACAAGCCTTAGAAGCATTGTTTACGGCAGGATTGACCAAATAGCAGAAATCAGTAAATAA
- a CDS encoding DUF1281 family ferredoxin-like fold protein — protein MANWCNNTVVFEGKPEAIRQIQQLFKEMAEQEQKEGCGQLPDFVADSNGGYFFGIYQDYDNTDTFQYETKWSPNMEVLQKIAEHYKVDFTQDYEELGCLVFGRATFSDRLLTDIYLDDEDFDKYEYDEENSVWYFEGETYESDYEILEILLERKIENHHP, from the coding sequence ATGGCGAATTGGTGCAACAATACGGTTGTTTTCGAGGGGAAGCCCGAAGCAATCAGGCAGATACAACAGCTATTCAAAGAAATGGCAGAACAGGAACAGAAAGAGGGTTGCGGACAACTGCCCGACTTTGTAGCGGACAGCAACGGAGGTTATTTCTTCGGCATTTATCAAGACTATGACAATACGGACACCTTCCAATATGAAACAAAATGGTCGCCCAATATGGAAGTCCTGCAAAAGATAGCAGAACACTACAAAGTAGATTTTACACAGGACTATGAAGAATTGGGTTGCTTGGTATTTGGCAGGGCAACATTTTCTGACAGGCTACTCACGGATATTTATTTGGACGATGAGGATTTTGATAAATACGAGTATGACGAAGAAAATTCCGTGTGGTATTTCGAGGGCGAAACCTACGAAAGTGATTACGAGATTTTGGAAATCTTATTAGAACGGAAAATTGAAAATCATCACCCTTAA
- a CDS encoding DUF932 domain-containing protein, which yields MAHNINFNERTGKYSFFSVQQKAWHGLGQIVEQYPTSEEAIKYAELDYEVVKSPLFTKGSGIIETSGGIEIGSNELEVPNYFANIRTDNNAVLGVVGKDYHIIQNREAFNFFDSIVGGGEGILYETAGALGNGERIFITAKLPDYIRVGNGDDVTEKYIFLTTSHDGSGSITAAFTPIRIVCQNTLNASLRNMTNVVRIKHTSGAKQRIENAHKIMGLANTLSNQLEGIFNEWAKVKVTDREVRKLIQLALCPNKETLDLIKKGAEDEISTVFKNTVEDAFAYAMISDTQQMQTTKGTLFGAYNAVTGYYQNVRSYKNDEAKLQSIVLGGTAQLKSQKAFELCSAFALDGAEILNLN from the coding sequence ATGGCACATAACATCAATTTCAACGAGCGGACAGGAAAGTACAGTTTCTTTTCAGTACAGCAAAAAGCGTGGCACGGTCTGGGGCAAATCGTGGAGCAATACCCGACAAGCGAGGAAGCAATCAAATATGCAGAGTTAGATTACGAAGTCGTAAAATCCCCACTGTTTACCAAAGGTTCGGGCATTATCGAAACTTCGGGCGGCATAGAGATAGGCAGTAACGAATTGGAAGTACCCAACTATTTCGCCAACATACGCACCGATAACAATGCGGTATTGGGCGTAGTCGGTAAGGATTACCACATTATACAAAACCGTGAAGCCTTTAATTTCTTTGACAGCATTGTAGGCGGTGGCGAGGGTATTCTGTACGAAACCGCAGGAGCATTGGGCAATGGGGAACGCATATTTATCACAGCCAAACTGCCCGACTATATCCGTGTAGGCAATGGCGATGACGTAACGGAAAAGTACATTTTCCTAACCACTTCGCACGATGGTAGCGGAAGTATTACCGCAGCGTTTACGCCTATCCGTATCGTCTGCCAAAATACCCTTAACGCTTCACTCCGCAATATGACCAATGTGGTGCGTATCAAACACACTTCGGGAGCAAAACAGCGTATCGAGAACGCCCACAAGATTATGGGGCTTGCCAATACTTTGAGCAACCAATTGGAGGGTATTTTCAACGAATGGGCAAAAGTAAAGGTAACAGACCGAGAGGTAAGAAAGCTAATCCAATTGGCACTTTGCCCGAACAAGGAAACGCTTGACCTTATCAAGAAAGGTGCGGAAGATGAAATTTCCACCGTGTTCAAAAATACCGTAGAGGACGCATTTGCATACGCTATGATAAGCGACACGCAACAAATGCAGACCACAAAAGGCACTTTGTTCGGAGCATACAATGCGGTTACAGGCTACTATCAAAATGTAAGAAGTTACAAGAACGATGAAGCCAAGTTACAGAGCATTGTATTGGGCGGTACTGCCCAACTCAAATCACAGAAAGCATTTGAATTGTGTTCCGCCTTTGCATTGGACGGTGCGGAAATCCTAAACCTTAATTAA
- a CDS encoding single-stranded DNA-binding protein codes for MNITGRLTRDAEIRNVSNNRQVVNFSVAVNDGYRNKQGERVEQTTYFDCAYWITPNVARLLTKGTLVELTGRVSTRAWTGKDGEAKAGLNFHTSQIKLHGGGRRAETVQATEQAVSNSTVGQGTEDDLPF; via the coding sequence ATGAATATCACAGGAAGACTGACAAGAGATGCGGAAATCCGCAACGTGTCAAACAACAGACAGGTAGTAAACTTTTCCGTAGCGGTAAATGACGGCTACCGAAACAAACAGGGCGAACGGGTGGAGCAAACAACCTACTTCGATTGTGCCTATTGGATAACCCCGAATGTGGCAAGGCTACTGACAAAAGGAACGTTGGTAGAACTCACAGGACGAGTAAGCACAAGAGCGTGGACAGGCAAAGACGGCGAAGCAAAGGCAGGGCTGAATTTCCATACCTCGCAAATCAAATTGCACGGAGGCGGCAGGAGAGCCGAAACCGTACAGGCTACTGAACAAGCCGTGAGTAACAGTACAGTAGGACAAGGCACGGAGGACGACCTACCATTCTAA
- a CDS encoding site-specific integrase, whose protein sequence is MEQTKKSTYKLLFYLKKNEPKKNGNVPIMARITIDGTPKTMGTKLEIDPNIWDLKFGRVEGKSAKALSVNQKLDNIRGRIDKIYEDMLKHEGFATAQKVKIKFLGVGVMDDAILKVFSDQNKEFKRLVDKGKRSESTYSKYNTVYNHLSEFIKERYHREDMAFRELNSDFIREFDFFLRIDKECTHNTVWVYTMPVIALAELAIKKGLIRDNPFEDYEISMEETDRSYLLKEDVETLILLKPSNPRYELVKDLFIFSCFTGLSYIDIKKLKWSNIQSFFDGHQWIISRRKKSDVASNVRLLEIPKRIIEKYRGVTRNDFVFTMPSNATCNKHISKLIEEAGVVTEQKVTFHTARHTFATMFLTEGVPLESLSKMMGHKNISTTQIYAKITSQKISKDMDLVAPKFKAMEDAFLIQLESEETELLNETTIEFYDTEEVMV, encoded by the coding sequence ATGGAGCAGACAAAAAAATCAACGTACAAACTGCTTTTCTACCTGAAAAAGAACGAACCGAAAAAGAACGGTAATGTACCAATTATGGCACGTATTACCATTGACGGAACACCCAAAACGATGGGTACAAAGTTAGAAATTGACCCCAATATTTGGGATTTGAAGTTCGGAAGAGTTGAGGGCAAGAGTGCCAAAGCATTAAGCGTTAATCAAAAATTAGACAACATACGTGGGCGTATCGACAAGATATATGAAGATATGCTGAAACACGAGGGCTTTGCAACTGCACAGAAAGTAAAGATTAAATTTCTCGGCGTAGGCGTAATGGACGATGCCATTTTAAAGGTTTTCAGCGACCAAAACAAAGAATTTAAAAGATTGGTCGATAAGGGGAAACGCTCTGAAAGCACTTATAGCAAGTATAACACTGTTTACAACCACCTAAGCGAATTTATAAAGGAACGTTATCATCGGGAGGATATGGCTTTCAGGGAACTCAATTCTGATTTTATCCGGGAGTTTGATTTCTTTCTCCGCATTGATAAGGAATGCACCCATAATACGGTTTGGGTTTACACGATGCCCGTTATTGCCCTGGCTGAATTGGCAATCAAAAAGGGCTTGATACGGGATAATCCATTTGAGGATTATGAAATCAGCATGGAGGAAACCGACCGCAGTTACCTTTTAAAAGAGGATGTGGAAACCTTGATTCTACTGAAACCATCCAACCCAAGATACGAGCTTGTAAAAGATCTCTTTATTTTCAGTTGCTTCACAGGTCTTTCCTACATTGATATTAAGAAGCTGAAATGGAGTAATATCCAATCGTTCTTTGACGGACACCAATGGATTATCAGCCGGAGGAAAAAATCTGATGTTGCTTCCAACGTCCGTCTTTTGGAAATTCCTAAACGAATTATTGAGAAGTATCGTGGAGTTACGAGAAATGATTTTGTTTTTACGATGCCGTCCAATGCGACCTGCAATAAGCACATCAGTAAACTTATCGAGGAAGCGGGGGTTGTTACCGAACAGAAAGTTACATTCCACACGGCCCGTCATACATTCGCCACAATGTTTTTGACCGAGGGCGTACCGCTTGAAAGCCTTAGCAAAATGATGGGGCATAAGAATATTTCCACTACACAGATTTATGCCAAGATTACCAGCCAGAAAATCAGTAAGGATATGGATTTGGTAGCCCCTAAATTCAAGGCAATGGAAGATGCTTTTCTAATCCAATTGGAAAGCGAAGAAACAGAATTGTTGAATGAAACCACAATTGAATTTTACGATACCGAAGAAGTGATGGTTTAA
- a CDS encoding HAD family hydrolase has translation MQQIKNIIFDLGGVFLDISFAKSNEAFKALGLEDFDKHISQHHANDLFEKLETGKITPEAFYDEFRAKTNLPLTNEQIENAWNAMLLHFSEDKMKWLEEVSKRYNTYLFSNTNKIHVDFFTKKD, from the coding sequence ATGCAACAAATCAAAAATATTATTTTCGACCTCGGCGGCGTATTCTTGGATATCAGCTTTGCAAAATCAAATGAAGCATTTAAAGCATTGGGCTTGGAAGATTTTGACAAACATATTTCGCAACATCATGCCAACGATTTGTTTGAAAAATTAGAAACCGGAAAAATAACGCCTGAAGCGTTTTATGATGAATTTCGTGCGAAAACAAATTTGCCTTTGACCAATGAGCAAATCGAAAACGCCTGGAACGCAATGTTGCTGCACTTTTCAGAAGACAAAATGAAATGGTTGGAAGAGGTGAGCAAGCGATACAACACGTATTTATTTTCCAACACCAATAAAATTCATGTTGATTTTTTTACAAAAAAAGATTAG
- a CDS encoding energy transducer TonB, with product MKNYLLTVSIFLLATCAKAFPNNDTTYSYMDEHWKKAQEQNAFYKVEVFKTGNLWHQQIFKIENAALQYDNVYSDKRLKTKEDTSKNYQQGNGEVLEEIFKKGKELKAQLITKDANILGYEIFDNDGKIIEQKGYDENGNEIPNYVFMQEASFPGGLKFWQTYLIVNLNQNVPANNHAPIGTYKVVVSFLINKDGNATEVKALNDPGFGMAEEAVRVISNSPQWNPAIMYNKAVTYRQKQGIIFNVTK from the coding sequence ATGAAAAATTATTTACTGACTGTCTCCATATTTTTGCTTGCCACTTGTGCGAAAGCATTTCCAAACAATGATACAACATACAGCTATATGGATGAGCATTGGAAAAAAGCTCAAGAACAAAACGCTTTTTATAAAGTGGAAGTTTTTAAGACCGGAAACCTTTGGCATCAGCAGATATTCAAAATTGAAAATGCAGCGCTGCAATATGATAATGTTTACTCAGACAAAAGATTAAAGACAAAAGAAGACACGTCAAAAAACTATCAGCAGGGAAACGGCGAAGTGCTTGAAGAAATTTTTAAAAAAGGAAAAGAGTTGAAAGCACAACTTATTACCAAAGACGCGAATATTTTAGGCTATGAAATTTTTGACAATGATGGAAAAATTATTGAACAAAAGGGCTATGATGAAAACGGAAATGAAATACCGAATTACGTCTTTATGCAGGAAGCAAGCTTTCCCGGCGGTCTCAAATTTTGGCAAACATATTTAATCGTAAATCTCAATCAAAACGTTCCTGCAAATAATCATGCGCCCATTGGAACTTATAAAGTAGTTGTTTCTTTTTTGATAAATAAAGATGGCAATGCAACAGAAGTAAAAGCATTAAACGACCCCGGATTTGGCATGGCAGAAGAAGCTGTAAGAGTAATTTCCAATTCGCCGCAATGGAATCCGGCAATTATGTACAACAAAGCAGTTACTTACCGGCAAAAGCAAGGCATCATTTTCAATGTAACAAAATAA
- a CDS encoding LacI family DNA-binding transcriptional regulator codes for MSRFIAMGKSFINIKELAQALNLSTSTVSRAFRDKEDINPETKKFILDKAKELGYYPNIYASNLRGSKSKTIAVIMPELANNFFSLAVKGIERVAQRNGYHTLVYVTDSIYEKEVSIVEDLYNGRVEGIIMSVSGEGNDHRYIKQLKTNNIPLVFFDRVYDDIDLPKITTDDYNSCFNATEYLIENGCKKIAFLVIDKNVSIGNARMNGFIDAHKKHNISPDDYLIVDCKNDLDESYRIIKEVLRSQKPDALVSSVERLAITSYRVCADEKISIPGEVKIIGYSNLSIADILNPSFSTITQPAEAQGTKAAEILFDILKHKPLAQKDFVLVSHIIHRKSTEFS; via the coding sequence ATTGCAATGGGCAAATCATTTATCAATATCAAAGAATTGGCGCAAGCGCTGAACCTTTCCACATCTACCGTGTCGCGGGCGTTTCGCGATAAGGAAGATATTAATCCCGAAACAAAAAAGTTTATTTTAGACAAGGCAAAAGAGCTTGGTTATTATCCCAATATTTATGCAAGCAATTTGCGCGGCTCGAAGAGCAAAACCATTGCAGTGATTATGCCGGAGTTGGCAAACAACTTTTTTTCACTCGCCGTAAAAGGTATTGAGCGTGTGGCGCAGCGCAATGGTTACCATACTTTGGTGTATGTTACAGACAGCATTTATGAGAAAGAGGTTTCTATCGTGGAAGATTTGTACAATGGTCGCGTGGAAGGAATCATTATGTCGGTTTCGGGCGAAGGCAACGACCATCGATACATAAAACAATTAAAGACAAATAATATTCCGCTCGTGTTTTTCGACCGTGTGTACGACGATATTGATTTGCCCAAAATCACGACAGATGACTATAACAGTTGTTTTAATGCAACAGAATATTTGATTGAAAACGGCTGTAAGAAAATTGCTTTTCTGGTAATCGATAAAAATGTTTCCATTGGTAATGCGCGTATGAATGGTTTTATAGATGCGCATAAAAAACACAATATTTCGCCTGATGATTATTTAATTGTGGATTGTAAAAACGACTTGGACGAATCTTACCGAATCATTAAAGAAGTATTGCGCTCGCAAAAGCCTGATGCGCTGGTATCTTCGGTGGAACGCCTGGCAATTACATCGTACAGAGTTTGTGCGGATGAAAAAATTTCTATTCCCGGCGAAGTAAAAATTATAGGCTATTCCAACCTAAGCATTGCCGATATATTGAATCCGTCTTTCTCCACCATTACGCAACCCGCAGAAGCGCAAGGCACAAAAGCGGCGGAAATATTGTTCGACATTCTCAAGCACAAGCCATTGGCGCAAAAAGATTTTGTGCTGGTTTCGCATATTATTCACAGAAAATCTACTGAGTTTTCGTAG